The genomic DNA AACAAAAATAATTAAAATACCAAATAGCATCACAACAATAGCCATATACAATGGAAATTCTACATTCACGTCAAATAAAGCCCCAGCTACTAGCGGTCCGACAAAGTTACCCATACTAGTAAAGGTGGAGTTTAATCCTCCGGCAAAACCTTGACGATTACCTGCTATATTCGAATAATAATTCGTAAGTGCTGGTCGAATAAGATCAAAACCGATAAAAACAATAAAACTAATAAGCATAATTGTCCAATAACTATGTGACAAAATTAATAGGCCTAGAACAATTGCTGAATATAGTAAAGACCATATAATAAATGTTAATTCGGTCATATATTTCATAAATTTATCAAAGAAGAATACTTGGAATACGGCACCCGCTACACCACCACCAACAATCGCAATTGAAATATCACGTGGTGTGTAATTCGCTTTCTCAGAAGTATAAAGTGAAAAGAGTGTTTCAAATGCTGATAACCCAAATGCTAACACTAGTGTTAAGATGATTGGTGTTATAAAGATTTTCCAATTAATTTTAGTCAATACTTCTGGTTCAAGCGAATGGAAGCCTTCCGTTGTTTCCTTACGTGGGTTATGAATTAATATTAAAGACATAATAAATGCTAGCACACCTAATGTTCCTGCAAAATAGAATGGAACGCGATGTGAGAACTCCGCAAGAAATCCTCCAATGCCTGGGCCGAGTATAAACCCTGAATTAATAATAGCTGACATATAGCCGAAATTCTTCGCTTTGTCTTTAGCGGGCGAAATGTCTGCAATCATTCCCGTTACACCTGGCATAACCATACCTGCACTGAAACCACCTAAAATTCTTGAAACGATAAGTATTGAAAATTGATGGCCTACAGCGAATAAAAATTCAGAAATAGCAAATAAGACTAAGCCGATGCAGATGATTAATTTTTTACCTAATTTGTCTGCTAAGGTCCCACCAAACGGTGAAATAATCATTTGAGATAAGGCAAAAACCGCTACTAATACGCCTAAATCACTACCTTTTAATCCTAAATCTTTTAAATACACAGGCAGTACCGGAATCACCAGACCGATTCCAACAAAAATTAAAAAGATATTAAAGTATAATGTGAATAATTGTTTTCTCATGTTGCCACCTCTTTTCAAAAATTTAATAAATTTTAAATGCGAAATATTTTCAAAATAAAGATGTTTTATAATAGTTCACTAATACATAAAAACCTACTTTATAAAGTTGAAAATTGCATAATATTGTGACATTGTATACTATTCCTCTTCTATATTACAATAGTGAATTTTAAATTCTAAGCAATTAAACTTATTCCTTAGTATAATGAAATTAACAAAACAATTTGAGGTGAAATTTATGAAATTTCAAAAAGACGAACATACCTTTCTTTTAGTTTTAGACAAAGGCGAGGATATTGTAGAAGTACTTACTCAATTCGCTGTTGAGCAAAATATGAAATTCGGTTCTATTAGTGGTATAGGTGCATGTGATAAGGTAACCCTCAACTTTTATAATTTAGACACTCAAAAATATGAGGCACGTGAAATTTATGAACCGCTAGAATTAACCAGCCTATTAGGCAATATTTCTCATATTGATGACGTGCCATTTGCGCATTTACACGGAACATTTGGAACACGTGATTTTCAAACTTTAAGTGGTCATTTAACTAAAGCGGTTGTTTCTGCAACAGCAGAAATAGTGATAACGATGACAAACTTAGACATTAACCGTACACACGATGATGAAACTGGACTTAATTTATTAAGACCCTAATCTCATATACATTGAAACTGTCGACAACGTTTTCAACATTGTTGGCAGTTTATTAATATATTTCTAGTTCATAGCTTTTTTAAAACACTTCTCGGGAGTGGGACAGAATTCTTTTTAAATTCGTCGTAACCCCCAACCTGCTTAGCTTGTAAAATCACTTTCGTGATTTTTTGTGTTGAGGGCCCCGAACCCCAACCTGCTTAGCTTGTAAAATCACTTTCGTGATTTTTTGTGTTGAGGGCCCCGAACCCCAACCTGCTTAGCTTGTAGAATCACTTTCGTGATTTTTTGTGTTGAGGGCCCCGAACCCCAACCTGCTTAGCTTGTAGAATCACTTTCGTGATTTTTTGTGTTGAGGGCCCCGAACCCCAACCTGCTTAGCTTGTAGAATTTCTTTGTGAAATTCTCTTTGCTGGGGCCCCATGACTAGAACTGAGAAATGCTTAATTTAAACGCCTTCTCAGTTCAGTCTGCTACTGCGAATTTGCAAAATAACATTATTATATTATTTATGTCTCAGGCTCAACGTTTCACAGAACACTTTACTCATTAATGGACTCTATTCAACTACCAAGTAAGATTGTTCTAAGCTCTATCTATATTATATTCCTTTTAACTTATAAAACTTTATTCCAGTATGTGACTTAATCTATCGGTTTAATTATTTGCGTACCATGTAATGAACCTTTATCATTAAAACTTAACTAACTAAAAAATGATTATTTATTGAAGAAAGTAGTGTATGACATGACTGCACGTTATATTGCAAGAGTATATTTTATTATTCTATTCACAATCTCTTTATTTGAAACA from Staphylococcus taiwanensis includes the following:
- a CDS encoding DNA-binding protein codes for the protein MKFQKDEHTFLLVLDKGEDIVEVLTQFAVEQNMKFGSISGIGACDKVTLNFYNLDTQKYEAREIYEPLELTSLLGNISHIDDVPFAHLHGTFGTRDFQTLSGHLTKAVVSATAEIVITMTNLDINRTHDDETGLNLLRP
- the norA gene encoding multidrug efflux MFS transporter NorA, which encodes MRKQLFTLYFNIFLIFVGIGLVIPVLPVYLKDLGLKGSDLGVLVAVFALSQMIISPFGGTLADKLGKKLIICIGLVLFAISEFLFAVGHQFSILIVSRILGGFSAGMVMPGVTGMIADISPAKDKAKNFGYMSAIINSGFILGPGIGGFLAEFSHRVPFYFAGTLGVLAFIMSLILIHNPRKETTEGFHSLEPEVLTKINWKIFITPIILTLVLAFGLSAFETLFSLYTSEKANYTPRDISIAIVGGGVAGAVFQVFFFDKFMKYMTELTFIIWSLLYSAIVLGLLILSHSYWTIMLISFIVFIGFDLIRPALTNYYSNIAGNRQGFAGGLNSTFTSMGNFVGPLVAGALFDVNVEFPLYMAIVVMLFGILIIFVEKALQINRRRKRSTK